GCATGGCGGTCGAGAGTTAGTTGCAATTCTGTATAATAAATATTGTTTTCTTCATACGAAATCAGGGTGTGGCGCTTGGCGTAGGCCAGGGCCAGCCGTTGCCGCACGTTGTTCAGCCCAACGCCGGTCGAAGATACGGATTGTTTATTGGAAGGAACGGTGTTGCGGATTTTCAGCAGCAGCGTTTCCCCTTTGATTTCCAGCTCCACTTTGATATACGAGGCCGACATGCTGGAGGGCGCGTATTTAAAGGCGTTTTCCACGAAAGCGATGAGGATGAGCGGGGTGATGAGCAGATCCTTTTCATGGCCTTTCTTTTTGAACGTTACCTGGCAGCGCTGCCGCACGCGGGCGCGCTCGAGGTGAACGTAGTTGCGGATGAACTGGAGCTCGTCTTCCAGCGGCACCAGCTGTTTGCGGGAGCTTTCCAGCTGGTAGCGCATCAGTTCGCTGATGCTCAGGATCAGTTCCGGCGTTTTATTCGGATACCGGAGGCTGACGCCGTAGAGGTTGTTAAGGGTGTTGAAGAAGAAGTGGGGGTTGAGCTGGCTTTGCAGGTACTGCAATTCTTTTTCCTTGAGCAGCAAGGAGTTGCGCAGTTCTGAAGTCTGGAATGTAGCTCCCCGGTACAGGAACCACATGCCCACCCCGATGAGCAGGCAGGAGGCGGCGAACACCAGGTCGCCCAGCCAGAATATCTCAATATCCGTTTGGAACACGTACACGCGCAGGGTGTAGGTGACGGCGGTGACCAGGGCCAGCCAGGCCACGACGGTCCAGATGTATTGCCAATACTGGCTTTTATGGATCAGTAACCGCAGCAT
Above is a genomic segment from Chitinophaga pollutisoli containing:
- a CDS encoding histidine kinase — encoded protein: MTFRNFFQNGLVVNLLFLIVLMVVNTLVNMQNPGNNMQLFIYQNVSLAFIYVMCVVHNKYMLRLLIHKSQYWQYIWTVVAWLALVTAVTYTLRVYVFQTDIEIFWLGDLVFAASCLLIGVGMWFLYRGATFQTSELRNSLLLKEKELQYLQSQLNPHFFFNTLNNLYGVSLRYPNKTPELILSISELMRYQLESSRKQLVPLEDELQFIRNYVHLERARVRQRCQVTFKKKGHEKDLLITPLILIAFVENAFKYAPSSMSASYIKVELEIKGETLLLKIRNTVPSNKQSVSSTGVGLNNVRQRLALAYAKRHTLISYEENNIYYTELQLTLDRHANTPLPDRR